Proteins co-encoded in one Actinomadura luteofluorescens genomic window:
- a CDS encoding ABC transporter ATP-binding protein codes for MANGTLAVRGLSVSYGRAVRALREVTLDVPAGSVTAVLGANGAGKTTLLRAISGTLPFHRGAVDAGTVRLGGRSLVGLHPATVVAAGVVQVPEGRRVFGRLSVEENLRAGALGAPSRSDAAKARARVLTLFPLLAERARQRAGLLSGGEQQMLAIGRALMACPAVLLLDEPTLGLAPLMAERIAETVREINLQGTAILLIEQNAALALELSSSAHVLEVGAVTLHGPSAELAASDEVRRRYLGVGGEDAEAPGTGDGPSLERWSAG; via the coding sequence ATGGCGAACGGGACCCTCGCGGTCCGTGGGCTGTCGGTGAGCTACGGGCGGGCGGTGCGGGCCCTGCGCGAGGTCACGCTGGACGTCCCGGCGGGATCGGTCACGGCCGTCCTCGGCGCGAACGGGGCCGGCAAGACGACCCTGCTCCGCGCGATCTCGGGCACGCTGCCGTTCCACCGCGGCGCGGTCGACGCGGGCACGGTGCGGCTCGGCGGGCGGTCCCTGGTCGGCCTGCACCCGGCCACCGTCGTGGCGGCCGGGGTGGTGCAGGTCCCGGAGGGCCGCCGGGTGTTCGGCCGGCTCAGCGTCGAGGAGAACCTGCGGGCGGGCGCGCTCGGCGCGCCGAGCAGGTCCGACGCGGCGAAGGCCCGCGCGCGGGTGCTCACGCTGTTCCCGCTGCTGGCGGAGCGGGCGCGCCAGCGCGCCGGGCTGCTGTCGGGAGGCGAGCAGCAGATGCTCGCGATCGGGCGGGCGCTCATGGCGTGCCCGGCCGTCCTGCTGCTGGACGAGCCGACGCTCGGGCTGGCGCCGCTGATGGCCGAGCGCATCGCCGAGACCGTCCGGGAGATCAACCTGCAGGGCACGGCGATCCTGCTGATCGAGCAGAACGCGGCGCTGGCGCTGGAGCTGTCGTCGTCCGCGCACGTGCTGGAGGTCGGCGCGGTGACGCTGCACGGCCCGTCGGCGGAGCTGGCCGCGAGCGACGAGGTCAGGCGCCGCTACCTCGGCGTCGGCGGCGAGGACGCCGAGGCCCCCGGGACCGGGGACGGGCCCTCGCTGGAGCGGTGGTCCGCCGGATGA
- a CDS encoding LppX_LprAFG lipoprotein encodes MSRRILALVPVLLALVFAGACDGGSGGPAKKADFDAAQTLRQAAQAMGGLKSVAFTLESEGKIPVMVKGGDMKLLRSGDAEGTLAVEQQGQKVEMKVVAVGDSIYLDAGTGGWRKLPKGLAASVYDPSAVLDPQRGIAKLLTSAREPSPEAVEKVDGKEAYRVAAKLPKDQVAGLIPGIGEDMDGQVWVSKADHRLLKVRGAFPKDAGAVTIEFTEFDAPYKISAPR; translated from the coding sequence ATGTCCAGACGCATCCTCGCTCTCGTGCCCGTCCTGCTCGCGCTGGTGTTCGCCGGGGCCTGCGACGGCGGGTCCGGCGGGCCCGCGAAGAAGGCCGACTTCGACGCCGCCCAGACGCTCCGGCAGGCCGCGCAGGCCATGGGGGGCCTGAAGAGCGTCGCGTTCACCCTGGAGTCGGAGGGCAAGATCCCGGTCATGGTGAAGGGCGGCGACATGAAGCTGCTCCGCAGCGGGGACGCCGAGGGGACGCTGGCGGTGGAGCAGCAGGGTCAGAAGGTCGAGATGAAGGTCGTCGCGGTCGGGGACAGCATCTACCTGGACGCCGGGACGGGCGGCTGGCGCAAGCTGCCCAAGGGTCTCGCGGCGAGCGTGTACGACCCGTCGGCGGTGCTGGACCCGCAGCGGGGGATCGCGAAACTGCTGACGTCGGCGCGGGAGCCGTCGCCTGAGGCGGTGGAGAAGGTGGACGGCAAGGAGGCCTACCGGGTGGCCGCGAAGCTGCCCAAGGACCAGGTCGCGGGTCTGATCCCCGGCATCGGCGAGGACATGGACGGCCAGGTCTGGGTGAGCAAGGCCGACCACCGGCTGCTGAAGGTGCGGGGGGCGTTCCCGAAGGACGCGGGCGCGGTGACGATCGAGTTCACCGAGTTCGACGCCCCGTACAAGATCAGCGCGCCGCGGTGA
- a CDS encoding ABC transporter ATP-binding protein, translating into MSGTGEGELRVTGLTVRFAGLTALDGVDFTVAPGSVHAVIGPNGAGKSTCFNVLSGVYRASEGSVRFGGAELTALPPHRIAALGVARTFQNIALSRHLSVEDNLMLGRHRLTRAGFASAGLRMPWARGEDARHRARVRDIAAFVGVGEHLAAPVGPLSYGVRKRVELARALAMEPRLLLLDEPVAGMNGAERRRMAEVIARARADLGLSVLLVEHDMAMVMRLADEVTVLDFGRRIAGGAPAAVQRDPAVVRAYLGAAHAPADAPDSEGNP; encoded by the coding sequence ATGAGCGGGACGGGGGAGGGCGAGCTGCGCGTCACCGGGCTCACGGTGCGGTTCGCGGGGCTGACGGCGCTGGACGGGGTGGACTTCACCGTCGCGCCCGGCAGCGTCCACGCGGTCATCGGGCCGAACGGCGCGGGCAAGTCGACGTGCTTCAACGTGCTGTCCGGCGTCTACCGGGCGAGCGAGGGCAGCGTGCGGTTCGGCGGGGCGGAGCTCACCGCGCTGCCGCCGCACCGGATCGCGGCCCTCGGCGTCGCCCGGACGTTCCAGAACATCGCGCTGTCGCGGCACCTGTCCGTCGAGGACAACCTCATGCTCGGGCGGCACCGCCTCACCCGGGCCGGGTTCGCCTCGGCGGGGCTGCGGATGCCGTGGGCGCGCGGGGAGGACGCGCGGCACCGGGCCCGGGTCCGCGACATCGCCGCGTTCGTCGGCGTCGGCGAGCATCTGGCCGCGCCCGTCGGGCCGCTGTCCTACGGCGTGCGCAAGCGGGTCGAACTGGCACGGGCGCTCGCGATGGAGCCCCGGCTGCTGCTCCTGGACGAGCCGGTGGCCGGGATGAACGGCGCGGAGCGGCGGCGGATGGCCGAGGTCATCGCCCGCGCCCGCGCCGACCTCGGCCTCTCGGTCCTGCTGGTCGAGCACGACATGGCAATGGTGATGCGGCTGGCCGACGAGGTCACCGTCCTGGACTTCGGCAGGCGCATCGCGGGCGGCGCGCCCGCGGCGGTGCAGCGCGACCCGGCCGTGGTCCGCGCCTACCTCGGCGCCGCGCACGCGCCCGCGGACGCCCCCGATTCGGAGGGAAATCCTTGA
- a CDS encoding MTH1187 family thiamine-binding protein — MLVAFSVTPLGAGEEVGELVAEAVRVVRASGLPNRTDAMFTTIEGEWDEVMAVVKAATDAVAARAPRVSLVVKADIRPGVTGALDAKVESVERHLR, encoded by the coding sequence ATGCTCGTCGCGTTCTCGGTCACCCCGCTCGGCGCGGGCGAGGAGGTCGGCGAACTCGTCGCCGAGGCGGTGCGGGTGGTGCGGGCGAGCGGCCTGCCCAACCGGACCGACGCCATGTTCACCACGATCGAGGGCGAGTGGGACGAGGTGATGGCGGTGGTGAAGGCCGCCACCGACGCGGTCGCGGCGCGGGCGCCGCGGGTGAGCCTCGTCGTGAAGGCCGACATCCGTCCCGGCGTGACCGGCGCCCTCGACGCCAAGGTGGAGTCGGTGGAGCGCCACCTCAGGTGA
- a CDS encoding neutral zinc metallopeptidase yields MRQTAWNRSRRLAAALALAAALTGACEYGPAATGPGARPAAQGTPVASRAPAPRQAAFDEREFREDVRTAETLTDDFWRRHWDRLFTGEYSSPRVVGLYDGRDPSSAPVCGGERFEPDNAAYCPTGDFVAWDAHLMRSGYARGDAWVYLVISHEWGHAVQNRLRRGLVSPAAELQADCLAGAALYGSSDDGTLRFEDGDEQELVDAFKVIGDRAPWTRPGDHGSAVQRLRAFSRGGEKGVRACFT; encoded by the coding sequence ATGAGGCAGACGGCATGGAACCGTTCGCGGCGGCTCGCCGCCGCGCTCGCCCTGGCGGCCGCGCTCACGGGTGCCTGCGAGTACGGCCCGGCCGCGACGGGCCCCGGCGCCCGTCCCGCGGCGCAGGGCACCCCGGTCGCGTCCCGCGCGCCCGCTCCCCGGCAGGCCGCGTTCGACGAGCGCGAGTTCCGGGAGGACGTCCGGACCGCCGAGACGCTCACCGACGACTTCTGGCGGCGCCACTGGGACCGCCTGTTCACGGGGGAGTACAGCTCACCGCGCGTCGTCGGCCTCTACGACGGCCGCGACCCCTCCTCAGCGCCGGTGTGCGGCGGCGAGCGGTTCGAACCCGACAACGCGGCGTACTGCCCGACCGGGGACTTCGTCGCCTGGGACGCCCACCTGATGCGGTCGGGGTACGCGCGCGGCGACGCGTGGGTCTACCTGGTGATCTCGCACGAGTGGGGCCACGCGGTGCAGAACCGGCTCCGGCGCGGCCTGGTGTCGCCCGCCGCCGAACTGCAGGCCGACTGCCTGGCGGGCGCCGCCCTGTACGGCTCGTCCGACGACGGCACGCTGCGGTTCGAGGACGGCGACGAGCAGGAGCTGGTGGACGCCTTCAAGGTCATCGGCGACCGGGCGCCCTGGACCAGGCCCGGCGACCACGGCTCCGCCGTCCAGCGGCTGCGCGCCTTCTCGCGCGGCGGCGAGAAGGGCGTGCGGGCCTGCTTCACCTGA
- a CDS encoding DUF7715 family protein, protein MALKLLTATNSSQGFRGNDFDWCVEGELVHIGTVCARDRDDPDGGCGCGRSFAGLNSHRATTTAMVRDVAGFTDADYVLAIRSSLEQQGCDPSFAEHEAALLRCLVRDWPVGVVVERRLDEIVVRQVVQP, encoded by the coding sequence ATGGCCTTGAAACTTCTCACCGCCACCAACTCCAGCCAGGGATTCCGCGGCAACGACTTCGACTGGTGCGTCGAAGGCGAGCTGGTCCACATCGGGACGGTGTGCGCCCGCGACCGCGACGACCCCGACGGCGGCTGCGGATGCGGGCGCTCCTTCGCCGGGCTCAACTCCCACCGCGCCACGACCACGGCGATGGTCCGCGACGTCGCGGGCTTCACCGACGCCGACTACGTCCTGGCCATCCGCTCCAGCCTCGAACAGCAGGGCTGCGACCCCTCCTTCGCCGAGCACGAGGCGGCGCTGCTGCGCTGCCTCGTGCGCGACTGGCCGGTGGGGGTGGTCGTCGAGCGGCGGCTGGATGAGATCGTGGTACGGCAGGTCGTCCAACCCTAG
- a CDS encoding branched-chain amino acid ABC transporter permease, protein MSTFIELVVNGVSAGSVYALIALGFVVIFKATEVVNFAHASLLLAGGYVTAVLHDDIGFLPALGAGVAAAAAAGALVELLVLRRARVEDHSVLAIVTIGVDIVLTTALTREIGTRVLPLGDPWGDRIVEVAGVGVAQTRIAAFVTAAVLITAFLLAFRLTPWGVAMRAAAEDGETAALMGVRLSRVSLAAWAIAGALAAVAALFLTVFPTPGLDRATSFAAMKAFPAAILGGLDSTTGALVGGLAVGLTESLVTGYQGQLAFLGRGIGDVAPFLVMLAVLLVRPAGLFGTRELSRV, encoded by the coding sequence TTGAGCACGTTCATCGAGCTGGTGGTCAACGGGGTCTCGGCGGGGTCGGTGTACGCGCTGATCGCCCTCGGCTTCGTGGTCATCTTCAAGGCCACCGAGGTGGTCAACTTCGCGCACGCCTCGCTGCTGCTGGCGGGCGGCTACGTGACGGCCGTGCTGCACGACGACATCGGGTTCCTGCCGGCGCTCGGCGCGGGCGTCGCCGCCGCGGCCGCCGCGGGCGCGCTGGTGGAGCTGCTGGTGCTGCGGCGCGCCCGGGTGGAGGACCACTCCGTGCTGGCGATCGTCACGATCGGCGTCGACATCGTGCTGACCACGGCGCTGACCCGGGAGATCGGCACGCGGGTCCTGCCGCTCGGCGACCCGTGGGGAGACCGGATCGTCGAGGTGGCGGGCGTCGGCGTCGCGCAGACGCGCATCGCCGCGTTCGTGACCGCGGCCGTCCTCATCACCGCGTTCCTGCTGGCGTTCCGCCTCACCCCGTGGGGCGTGGCGATGCGGGCGGCGGCCGAGGACGGCGAGACGGCCGCGCTCATGGGCGTCCGGCTGAGCCGGGTGTCGCTCGCCGCGTGGGCGATCGCGGGGGCGCTCGCGGCGGTGGCGGCGCTGTTCCTGACCGTGTTCCCCACCCCCGGCCTGGACCGCGCCACCTCGTTCGCCGCGATGAAGGCGTTCCCGGCCGCGATCCTCGGCGGCCTGGACTCCACGACGGGCGCGCTCGTCGGCGGCCTCGCCGTCGGGCTCACCGAGTCGCTGGTGACCGGGTACCAGGGCCAGCTGGCGTTCCTCGGGCGCGGCATCGGCGACGTGGCGCCGTTCCTGGTGATGCTCGCGGTGCTGCTCGTCCGTCCCGCCGGGCTGTTCGGGACGAGGGAGCTGTCGCGTGTCTGA
- a CDS encoding enoyl-CoA hydratase-related protein, producing the protein MSEDDDVLLHRDGPFTTITMNRPRRRNALSRDFLLRLTEAFREAGRTDALGVVLAANGPVFSAGHDFADMSGASHADVRELLRVCTELMRTIQSVPQVVVARVNGLATAAGCQLVASCDLAVAAEGAGFAAPGGKGGWFCHTPLVAISRNVGRKRAAEMALTGEVVDAPTAAEWGLINYAVPADELDKAVRDLLERATQGSPSSKALGKQAMYAQFDRPEQDAYAYAIEVMAASSQTPEAQEGMAAFLEKRRPNWPA; encoded by the coding sequence ATGAGCGAAGACGACGACGTCCTGCTGCACCGCGACGGCCCCTTCACCACGATCACGATGAACCGGCCGCGCCGCCGCAACGCGCTCTCCCGCGACTTCCTCCTCCGGCTCACCGAGGCGTTCCGCGAGGCCGGGCGGACCGACGCCCTCGGCGTGGTCCTCGCCGCGAACGGCCCGGTCTTCTCCGCGGGTCACGACTTCGCCGACATGTCCGGGGCGTCGCACGCCGACGTCCGCGAGCTGCTGCGGGTCTGCACCGAGTTGATGCGGACGATCCAGTCGGTCCCGCAGGTGGTGGTGGCCCGCGTCAACGGCCTCGCGACCGCCGCCGGCTGCCAGCTCGTGGCGAGCTGCGACCTGGCCGTCGCCGCGGAGGGCGCGGGGTTCGCCGCGCCCGGCGGCAAGGGCGGCTGGTTCTGCCACACGCCCCTGGTGGCGATCTCCCGCAACGTCGGCCGCAAGCGCGCCGCCGAGATGGCCCTCACCGGCGAGGTCGTCGACGCTCCCACGGCCGCCGAGTGGGGACTGATCAACTACGCGGTCCCCGCCGACGAGCTGGACAAGGCCGTCCGCGACCTCCTGGAGCGCGCGACCCAGGGCAGCCCCAGCAGCAAGGCCCTCGGCAAGCAGGCGATGTACGCCCAGTTCGACCGCCCCGAGCAGGACGCCTACGCCTACGCGATCGAGGTGATGGCCGCATCCAGCCAGACGCCGGAGGCACAGGAGGGAATGGCCGCGTTCCTGGAGAAACGCCGCCCGAACTGGCCCGCCTAG